Proteins encoded in a region of the Pirellulaceae bacterium genome:
- a CDS encoding zinc metallopeptidase codes for MRWKGRRQSANVEDRRRMAPAGVGFGGGCLGLIILLVAIYLGADPQLLLNEMAQQQQQVQRQGASNSSDPNDEMGNFVKVVLADTEDVWTQLFAEYRNERYRPPVLVLFSGQVESACGFQTAATGPFYCPLDEKLYIDLQFYEQMDRSLGAPGDFARAYVIAHEVGHHVQKLMGISDQVNAQRSRLSRKDFNELSVRLELQADFFAGIWAHHAQQNWQILEKGDIEEALNAASAIGDDRLQMRAQGYVVPESFTHGTSDQRVRWFRRGLISGDMRDGDTFNARQL; via the coding sequence ATGCGTTGGAAAGGTCGACGCCAGAGTGCGAATGTGGAAGACCGACGCCGCATGGCCCCGGCTGGAGTCGGCTTTGGCGGCGGTTGCCTTGGCTTGATTATTCTGCTCGTTGCGATCTATCTGGGTGCCGATCCACAGCTGTTGTTGAACGAAATGGCTCAGCAGCAACAGCAAGTGCAGCGTCAGGGTGCCTCTAATTCGAGCGATCCCAACGATGAAATGGGCAATTTTGTCAAAGTTGTTTTGGCAGACACCGAAGATGTGTGGACCCAACTGTTCGCCGAATATCGAAACGAAAGGTACCGCCCACCCGTACTCGTACTATTCAGTGGTCAAGTTGAGTCGGCGTGTGGTTTTCAAACTGCTGCCACCGGACCCTTTTACTGTCCATTGGATGAGAAACTTTACATTGATCTGCAGTTCTACGAACAAATGGACCGCAGCTTAGGGGCTCCCGGTGACTTTGCGCGGGCTTACGTGATCGCACATGAAGTTGGCCATCATGTGCAAAAGCTCATGGGTATTAGTGATCAAGTCAATGCGCAAAGATCGCGATTAAGTAGAAAAGATTTCAATGAGCTATCTGTAAGGCTCGAGTTGCAAGCCGATTTTTTTGCCGGCATCTGGGCTCATCACGCTCAGCAAAATTGGCAGATCCTCGAGAAGGGGGATATCGAAGAGGCCCTGAATGCGGCTTCAGCGATTGGTGATGATCGACTTCAAATGCGCGCCCAAGGCTACGTCGTTCCCGAGTCGTTCACACACGGTACCTCAGATCAACGCGTCCGCTGGTTTCGTAGGGGATTGATATCGGGAGACATGCGCGACGGAGATACGTTCAACGCTCGACAACTGTGA
- a CDS encoding tetratricopeptide repeat protein — MNFPTRPSQRPTTRPSNRPSIVYPGGGSRPSPGGGNRPNRPDNRPPRPGGGGTRPNRPDSGGNRPNRPDNRPPRPGGGGYRPGNRPDYRPGYRPGGNNNFININANNWGNRPWWHQPKHDNWHHGHWHGHNHSHWNNHYNYVNWGGVSPVVWGLSAWGMGNLIYNTGYRTYANPYYTEPVNVGGGTVIDYSQPITVYSNPTTVVEGGTSKAAPTGAAPLPDVDSAAYQEREEQSISDFDQARTAFYDGNNAQALDAVEKAIGATPGDAALHEFRALVLFAEGRYHEAAAAVHSVLSVGPGWDWTTLSGLYKDTDDYSKQLQDLEAYVQKHPDAADAHFLLAYQYLTCGHTEAAADELKRVVKLQPTDQLAGELLKLITPADDTAESQAELVDSSSGKQIAKQAIVGSWTSDRGEDGNIQLKLQQDGEFTWKYSHGKDENEFGGTYTLAGDVLVLASANGTQMVGNVETPSKREMKFRILGSPPTDPGLTFDKG, encoded by the coding sequence CAGGAGGTGGCAACCGTCCGAACCGACCTGACAACCGGCCTCCTCGTCCGGGTGGCGGTGGTACGCGCCCCAATCGACCCGATAGTGGTGGCAACCGCCCGAACCGACCTGACAATCGGCCTCCTCGTCCGGGTGGCGGCGGGTATCGTCCAGGTAACCGACCTGATTATCGACCGGGGTATCGGCCGGGTGGCAATAACAACTTCATCAATATCAACGCCAACAATTGGGGAAACCGACCCTGGTGGCATCAGCCAAAGCATGACAATTGGCATCATGGGCATTGGCATGGCCACAACCACTCACACTGGAACAACCACTACAACTACGTGAATTGGGGTGGCGTCAGTCCTGTCGTCTGGGGTTTATCCGCCTGGGGAATGGGAAACCTGATTTACAACACGGGATATCGAACTTACGCGAATCCCTATTACACAGAACCGGTCAACGTTGGCGGCGGTACCGTGATCGATTATTCACAACCGATCACGGTTTATTCGAACCCCACTACTGTCGTAGAGGGCGGGACCAGCAAGGCGGCTCCGACAGGGGCGGCTCCCCTGCCGGACGTCGATTCAGCCGCTTATCAAGAACGCGAGGAACAGTCGATCTCTGATTTTGATCAGGCTCGTACAGCGTTTTACGATGGAAATAATGCGCAAGCTTTGGATGCCGTCGAAAAGGCAATCGGGGCGACGCCCGGTGATGCGGCGTTGCATGAATTTCGCGCGTTAGTACTGTTTGCCGAGGGGCGATATCATGAGGCTGCGGCTGCGGTTCATTCGGTCCTATCGGTGGGACCTGGGTGGGATTGGACCACCTTGAGTGGTCTGTACAAAGATACGGACGATTATTCAAAGCAGTTGCAAGATCTCGAGGCCTATGTGCAAAAGCATCCAGATGCTGCGGACGCACATTTCTTGCTCGCTTATCAGTACCTCACCTGTGGACATACAGAGGCTGCCGCAGACGAACTGAAGCGGGTTGTCAAGTTGCAGCCGACAGATCAATTAGCGGGAGAGCTGCTGAAATTGATTACTCCGGCTGATGATACGGCTGAATCGCAGGCTGAGTTGGTTGATTCCTCAAGCGGAAAGCAGATTGCCAAACAGGCAATTGTTGGTTCCTGGACCTCTGATCGTGGCGAGGACGGGAATATTCAACTCAAGTTGCAGCAAGACGGCGAATTTACCTGGAAGTATTCTCACGGGAAAGATGAAAATGAATTCGGCGGAACGTACACGTTGGCCGGAGATGTTTTGGTGCTGGCGTCAGCTAACGGGACACAAATGGTTGGCAATGTTGAGACGCCTTCGAAAAGGGAAATGAAATTCCGCATCCTTGGGAGTCCACCAACTGACCCTGGCTTGACTTTCGACAAGGGTTGA
- a CDS encoding VCBS domain-containing protein translates to SDSDEDSLTYSLLEHSDTGAISLDPQTGVFNFIPQTDFEGIFRFRYLVNDGSVDSKPAASWIAVNKEEPDSTPPKVLAFQDAAVAYQNVTPNQISGNVLTNDIGPGISVVTRVNGKISNVGRNLRGEYGTLTLTANGVYTYSIDNNNPTVNDLHKNDVIFESFSYEMSNSDVKRTSTLRISIQQKGDHTTPIATHDNVSILAHAVPMMIQGNVLENDVASNDQALEVVSLNQQTNRLENITLGKFGALRLSSDGEYIFYPDPECIAVTTTPGNLSDAFEYSINNGHSTDTGLLTISIIHSKPLIANDDLAQMKIAQTNENGRSTVEGNVLDNDEYTNKPNVEIVSKSGTPAADSIETEFGVITLGEDGNFVFETDRSNPRVATLAEGETIEDVITYVISDGQTTDQGTLTINLSIAPREKLSLNEDQYLIVLDDSFSTSTRNLLQNDPAMATESLVVSAVNGRKHRVGRWTTGNFGRVKIERDGTARYEIDRDNPIIAGAEGSPDMLAERFSYTATNGDVSSTTSIRYIIVTALDSKPASLQLARIHTLSIPADRGIATGNLIVGDNGLDQESLEVVSVFSTYQMFSGQPRPGAGRMWFSSDGSFKYRLDRSDPVFNELSAEEYSSHLYLYTVSNGTIFDNGYLTLQIHGNPIAPTVLDTNVDFLIDNLNDGSITGNLLVEVTTFNGNDASLVKVNAIVVGDSAVILGKYGTARFSPTGSFIYELDQANRIAIDPARTHDLHESFDLTISDGMLQSHASLNVNVKPLSHHSPNAVDDNVNLLLNEQSIVLGNLLKNDTDLNGHPLHISSANDEPIETNTQIPGRYGMLTLSSYGMFAYELDESQATINLAEQNGPVDDIFTYSTSDGTSVKSAQLTITILNEVQSLNPGDSNGDGVFDSSDLVSVFQAGEYQDDLEGNSSFAEGDWNGDGDFDSFDFVFAFANGKFVDGTTALDAHSIDHFFLHEKRSR, encoded by the coding sequence TAGTGACAGCGACGAAGACTCCCTGACTTATTCGTTGCTCGAGCATTCCGACACGGGCGCCATTTCGCTCGATCCGCAGACAGGCGTCTTCAATTTCATTCCACAAACTGACTTTGAGGGTATCTTCCGATTTCGGTATCTGGTCAATGATGGATCGGTAGACTCGAAACCAGCGGCATCCTGGATTGCTGTGAACAAGGAAGAGCCTGATAGCACACCACCAAAGGTTCTTGCTTTTCAAGACGCAGCTGTGGCTTATCAAAACGTCACCCCCAACCAAATCAGCGGAAACGTTCTCACGAACGACATCGGACCAGGCATTTCGGTTGTCACCAGAGTCAATGGGAAGATTTCAAATGTCGGCCGCAACTTAAGAGGTGAGTATGGCACGCTGACACTTACGGCAAATGGCGTTTACACTTACTCAATCGACAACAACAATCCCACGGTCAATGACCTTCACAAGAATGATGTAATTTTCGAGTCATTCTCTTACGAAATGTCGAATAGTGATGTGAAGAGGACGTCCACACTTCGAATCTCAATTCAACAAAAGGGAGATCATACGACTCCAATCGCTACGCATGATAATGTTTCGATTCTGGCACACGCCGTTCCCATGATGATCCAAGGTAACGTTCTTGAAAATGACGTCGCCTCAAATGATCAAGCACTTGAAGTCGTGTCACTTAACCAACAAACTAATCGCCTTGAAAACATCACCCTGGGCAAATTCGGCGCTCTACGACTATCTTCCGATGGTGAATACATCTTTTACCCGGATCCTGAATGCATCGCGGTAACAACCACACCAGGGAATCTGTCAGACGCATTCGAGTATTCAATCAACAACGGACATTCAACCGACACGGGCCTGTTGACCATTTCGATCATTCATTCGAAACCACTCATCGCCAATGACGATCTTGCCCAAATGAAAATCGCCCAGACAAATGAGAACGGTAGGTCGACCGTCGAGGGAAACGTACTCGACAACGACGAATACACTAACAAACCTAACGTCGAAATCGTTTCAAAATCAGGCACCCCTGCCGCAGACAGCATCGAAACAGAATTCGGTGTGATCACGTTAGGAGAAGACGGAAACTTTGTTTTTGAGACCGACAGGTCAAATCCTCGCGTCGCGACACTCGCAGAGGGAGAAACAATAGAAGATGTAATCACCTACGTCATATCTGATGGGCAAACAACGGACCAAGGGACTTTGACGATCAACCTATCAATCGCCCCTCGTGAAAAGCTTAGCCTCAACGAAGACCAATACCTCATTGTCCTCGACGACTCGTTTTCGACGTCAACGAGAAACCTACTTCAGAATGATCCAGCGATGGCCACCGAATCGCTAGTCGTCTCGGCCGTCAACGGTCGAAAGCATCGGGTCGGTCGATGGACAACTGGAAATTTCGGTAGGGTTAAAATCGAAAGAGATGGCACAGCTCGTTACGAGATCGACCGAGACAATCCCATCATAGCGGGAGCGGAGGGTTCTCCCGACATGCTGGCCGAACGATTCAGCTACACGGCTACCAATGGGGACGTAAGCAGCACAACGAGCATTCGGTACATCATCGTCACAGCCCTTGATTCCAAACCTGCCTCACTTCAACTGGCCCGAATCCACACACTCTCCATTCCCGCAGATCGCGGCATCGCGACTGGAAATCTAATCGTCGGTGACAACGGGCTGGATCAGGAATCCTTAGAAGTTGTCAGTGTTTTCAGTACGTACCAAATGTTCTCGGGCCAACCCCGACCCGGGGCTGGCCGAATGTGGTTCAGCAGTGATGGCTCATTCAAGTACAGGCTTGACCGATCGGATCCAGTTTTCAATGAACTCTCTGCAGAGGAATATTCAAGCCACCTGTATCTTTACACCGTTTCCAACGGAACCATCTTCGACAATGGCTATTTGACGTTGCAAATCCATGGCAACCCCATTGCTCCTACAGTTTTAGATACAAACGTTGATTTCCTGATCGACAATTTGAATGACGGATCGATCACAGGAAATCTCTTGGTGGAAGTCACGACCTTTAACGGTAACGACGCAAGCTTGGTAAAAGTAAACGCAATTGTCGTTGGCGACAGTGCGGTAATCCTCGGAAAATACGGGACAGCTCGTTTTTCTCCAACCGGCAGCTTTATCTACGAACTAGATCAAGCCAATCGGATCGCCATCGATCCAGCACGCACCCATGACCTTCACGAGTCTTTTGACTTGACGATCTCGGATGGAATGCTTCAGTCACACGCATCGCTTAACGTCAACGTGAAGCCACTGTCTCACCACTCACCAAATGCTGTTGATGACAACGTCAACCTTCTCCTGAACGAGCAATCGATCGTGCTAGGCAACTTATTGAAGAATGACACGGATTTGAATGGCCATCCACTACACATCAGTTCAGCAAACGACGAGCCAATCGAGACAAATACACAAATACCCGGTCGCTACGGTATGCTGACGCTTTCAAGTTATGGCATGTTCGCTTATGAACTTGACGAGTCGCAGGCAACGATCAACCTTGCAGAACAAAATGGCCCTGTTGATGACATTTTCACCTACTCAACCTCTGACGGCACGTCCGTCAAATCGGCTCAACTCACAATCACGATTCTGAACGAAGTGCAATCGTTGAATCCAGGTGACTCCAATGGCGATGGAGTGTTTGACTCCAGCGACTTGGTTAGCGTCTTTCAGGCTGGAGAATATCAAGACGATTTGGAGGGAAATTCATCCTTCGCAGAGGGCGACTGGAATGGCGACGGAGATTTCGATTCTTTCGATTTTGTCTTTGCATTTGCGAACGGAAAATTCGTGGACGGCACGACCGCACTCGACGCCCACTCAATCGATCATTTTTTTCTACACGAAAAACGATCGCGGTAA